In Prevotella sp. oral taxon 475, one DNA window encodes the following:
- a CDS encoding DegT/DnrJ/EryC1/StrS aminotransferase family protein encodes MDNRIYLCLAHMSGNEMKYIQEAFDTNWVVPLGPNVNEFEKDLEEFAGEGKHVVALSAGTAAIHLSLVLLGVKSGDEVLCQSFTFAASANPITYLGATPVFVDSEEHTWNMDPNLLEEAIKDRIAKTGRKPKAIMLVYLYGMPAYIDEVMEVAKRYEIPVVEDSAEAFGSRYKGRMVGTFGRFGIMSFNGNKMITTSGGGALICPDEETKKRAMFYATQAREPMPYYLHKDIGYNYRMSNICAGIGRGQMTIAHDHVAHHRHTKDLYQEAFAQVDGICLHVAPEDYMEPNYWLNTITVDAKKTGRDYEQLRLHLESLNIESRPLWKPMHTQPVFKDAPAYVNGVSERLFAKGLCLPSGPYVTDEDIARIVKALC; translated from the coding sequence ATGGATAATCGTATCTACTTGTGCCTTGCTCACATGAGCGGCAACGAAATGAAGTACATTCAGGAAGCGTTCGACACCAACTGGGTAGTACCCTTAGGTCCGAACGTCAATGAATTTGAGAAAGATTTAGAAGAGTTTGCAGGAGAGGGGAAACACGTCGTGGCTCTTTCAGCCGGTACGGCGGCGATCCACCTCTCATTGGTGTTATTAGGCGTGAAGAGCGGCGACGAAGTGCTTTGTCAATCGTTCACGTTTGCGGCATCCGCCAATCCCATCACCTATTTAGGAGCCACTCCTGTGTTTGTAGACAGCGAAGAGCATACCTGGAACATGGATCCGAACCTGCTGGAAGAGGCCATCAAAGACCGCATCGCCAAGACCGGACGCAAGCCCAAGGCCATTATGTTGGTCTATCTCTACGGCATGCCGGCCTATATCGACGAGGTGATGGAAGTGGCTAAACGATATGAAATCCCCGTTGTGGAAGACTCGGCAGAGGCCTTCGGCTCGAGATACAAAGGCCGAATGGTGGGCACTTTCGGTCGATTCGGCATCATGAGCTTCAATGGCAACAAGATGATCACCACCAGTGGCGGCGGCGCACTCATCTGTCCCGACGAAGAAACCAAGAAGCGGGCCATGTTTTACGCCACCCAGGCCCGCGAGCCGATGCCCTATTATCTGCACAAAGACATCGGTTACAACTATCGTATGAGTAATATCTGCGCCGGAATCGGTCGCGGACAGATGACGATCGCTCACGATCATGTGGCCCATCACAGGCATACGAAAGACCTTTACCAAGAGGCCTTTGCCCAGGTGGATGGAATCTGTCTGCATGTGGCCCCCGAAGACTACATGGAACCCAACTATTGGCTCAACACCATCACCGTCGACGCAAAGAAAACGGGGCGTGACTACGAACAACTGCGGCTGCATCTCGAGAGCCTCAACATCGAAAGCAGACCGCTGTGGAAGCCTATGCACACGCAGCCGGTGTTCAAAGATGCTCCGGCCTATGTCAACGGCGTGTCCGAAAGGCTCTTTGCCAAGGGGCTGTGCTTGCCTTCCGGACCGTATGTCACCGACGAAGACATCGCCCGGATAGTGAAAGCTCTCTGCTAA
- a CDS encoding serine acetyltransferase, with protein MKDIAIFGAGGMGRETACLIHRINNAADAPIWNLIGFYDDGIAIGEANEFGAILGGIEELNRREEELSVVLAVGHPQTLARIRQRITNNHISYPNLIDPTVECWHPDTFSIGEGNIICPHCHFSCNVRLGNFNILNGDISLRHDVCLGDGNALMPGVKLSGGVCMGDRNFLGINAAVAQYLKVGNDNRIGAGAILLDDTQEDGGLYIGVPARMKSSHNT; from the coding sequence ATGAAAGACATTGCCATTTTCGGTGCAGGCGGTATGGGACGCGAGACAGCTTGCCTCATCCACCGCATCAACAACGCCGCCGACGCCCCGATATGGAACCTGATCGGATTCTATGACGACGGCATCGCCATAGGAGAAGCCAACGAGTTTGGAGCCATCTTAGGCGGAATAGAAGAGCTCAACCGACGCGAAGAAGAACTTTCCGTCGTCCTTGCCGTAGGCCATCCGCAGACGCTGGCCCGCATTCGGCAGCGCATCACCAACAACCATATCTCCTATCCCAACCTGATCGATCCCACCGTTGAGTGCTGGCACCCCGACACTTTCTCCATCGGAGAGGGCAATATCATCTGTCCGCACTGTCATTTCTCGTGCAATGTGCGTCTCGGCAACTTCAATATTCTGAACGGAGACATCAGTCTGCGGCACGACGTCTGCCTCGGAGACGGCAATGCCCTCATGCCCGGCGTCAAGCTATCGGGTGGAGTCTGCATGGGAGACCGAAACTTTTTGGGCATCAACGCCGCCGTGGCGCAATATCTCAAGGTGGGGAACGACAACCGAATCGGAGCCGGAGCCATCCTCTTAGACGACACTCAGGAAGACGGAGGGCTCTATATCGGTGTGCCGGCCCGGATGAAAAGTTCTCACAATACATAA
- a CDS encoding sugar transferase — translation MYKHFFKRIIDFSIALLVLLFISPLLLIVTLWLHFANKGAGAFFFQERPGKDGKLFRVIKYKTMTDERDAQGQLLPDEQRLTPVGRFVRSTSIDELPQLINVLLGDMSLIGPRPLLPQYLPLYTPEQARRHEVRPGISGWAQCHGRNAISWTKKFEYDVWYVDHVSLLTDLRVIAYTIRAVLKRDGISKEGQATMEVFNGHN, via the coding sequence ATGTACAAGCATTTTTTCAAACGCATCATCGATTTCAGCATCGCGTTATTGGTTTTGCTGTTCATCAGTCCGTTACTGTTGATAGTCACCCTATGGCTTCACTTTGCCAACAAAGGAGCGGGAGCTTTCTTCTTTCAGGAACGTCCAGGAAAAGATGGCAAGCTCTTTCGGGTCATCAAATACAAGACGATGACCGACGAACGAGATGCGCAAGGGCAACTTCTGCCCGACGAACAACGACTGACGCCCGTCGGCCGTTTCGTTCGTTCCACTTCGATAGACGAACTGCCCCAGCTCATCAACGTCCTATTAGGCGACATGTCCTTAATAGGTCCCCGACCGTTGCTGCCACAATACCTCCCATTATACACCCCAGAGCAGGCACGTCGGCATGAAGTGCGTCCCGGCATCTCCGGTTGGGCGCAGTGTCATGGGCGCAACGCCATCTCGTGGACAAAGAAATTTGAGTACGACGTGTGGTATGTAGACCACGTCTCCCTGCTGACCGATCTTCGGGTAATTGCCTACACCATCCGGGCCGTATTGAAAAGAGACGGCATTTCCAAAGAGGGGCAAGCCACGATGGAGGTTTTTAACGGACACAACTGA
- a CDS encoding glycosyltransferase family 4 protein, which translates to MSKILFCNNLLSGMLLFRRDIIQHFKEQGKTVVLVVIKSETDEKYLEELTGIKVYTIDVSRTSTHPLNDLRFFSSFWKILGQEKPDYVFNYTIKPNIYGAIACRLRGIPCTDMMAGLGYTFTNNNLSSKIARTLYRIGLACAQHLFLLNEENVQAVKRLKLCNDKKMIWLKGGEGVNLTHYQYFNNEAPSITFLFIARLIEEKGYRQFVEAAKAIRKKYPDVQFQVVGEYDLTYPKAISREEVAKDVENGYIEYMGVTTNMLDFYSRPGYVICIPSYYSEGLNRSLMEGCAVGKPIITTEHPGCREMVRDGKNGYLVPVQDVAALADAMEKYLLLPAAERNAMSLYSRQWAEQNFDIKNVIAQYEKVLADDTHPSFR; encoded by the coding sequence ATGAGCAAAATCCTTTTTTGTAACAACCTGTTAAGCGGAATGCTTCTCTTTCGGAGAGACATCATTCAGCATTTTAAAGAGCAGGGAAAAACCGTCGTTCTTGTAGTGATCAAGAGCGAAACCGACGAGAAATATCTGGAAGAGTTGACTGGAATCAAGGTTTACACCATCGATGTAAGCCGCACTTCAACCCATCCACTTAACGATTTACGTTTCTTCTCAAGTTTTTGGAAGATTCTCGGTCAAGAAAAACCAGATTATGTTTTCAACTATACCATCAAACCCAATATCTACGGGGCCATCGCTTGCCGCTTACGAGGTATCCCCTGCACAGATATGATGGCGGGATTGGGCTATACCTTTACGAACAACAACCTTTCTTCTAAAATTGCACGCACGTTGTATCGGATAGGACTTGCCTGTGCGCAACATCTCTTCTTACTGAATGAAGAGAATGTTCAAGCAGTCAAACGGTTGAAACTTTGCAATGATAAGAAAATGATTTGGTTGAAAGGGGGTGAAGGAGTCAACCTTACTCATTATCAATACTTCAACAACGAAGCCCCATCTATCACCTTTCTCTTTATTGCTCGCTTGATTGAAGAGAAGGGATACCGACAGTTTGTGGAGGCGGCAAAGGCGATTCGCAAGAAATATCCCGATGTTCAATTCCAAGTTGTCGGAGAATATGACCTCACTTATCCCAAAGCCATCAGTCGGGAAGAGGTAGCAAAGGATGTTGAAAATGGCTATATCGAATATATGGGCGTAACGACAAACATGCTCGACTTCTACAGTCGTCCGGGTTATGTCATCTGTATACCATCGTATTACTCGGAAGGACTCAACCGTTCTTTGATGGAAGGCTGCGCCGTAGGCAAGCCAATCATTACGACAGAGCATCCGGGATGCAGAGAAATGGTAAGAGACGGAAAGAACGGTTATCTCGTTCCCGTACAAGATGTAGCAGCTTTGGCTGATGCCATGGAGAAATATCTCTTACTACCGGCGGCCGAAAGAAACGCCATGTCTTTATATAGTCGGCAATGGGCAGAGCAGAATTTCGACATCAAAAACGTGATAGCCCAATACGAAAAGGTGCTTGCCGACGACACCCATCCCTCATTTAGATAA
- a CDS encoding glycosyltransferase, with amino-acid sequence MKILQVVTSLQTGGAEKIVTDLTLALHSRGHEVDVVSFAGGDTIFKQKLKSHNCRVIEFSETWDVYNWKFIFKLRRLMRAYDIVHTHNTSAQLFAALANIHRKTKLVTTEHSTNNRRRNWVGYRPIDRWMYGQYDKTVCISDIAKEKLQEYLGSSAHHKIITINNGVDVSRFYNEQPLTELSHPNQFIAVMVAGFREAKDQDTLIKAISLLPEEYRLWLVGDGVRRSELENLISSLQLQQRVTLLGVRSDVPNILKSADVVVMSSHWEGLSLSNIEGMASGKPFVASDVNGLHEVTKGYGILFPHEDAEALSVILQRLHDDETYYQQVAEACYRRAQMFDINKMVDEYVGVYKSLLERK; translated from the coding sequence ATGAAGATACTGCAAGTTGTTACATCACTCCAAACTGGTGGTGCCGAAAAAATCGTTACCGACCTTACGTTGGCTCTTCATTCAAGAGGACATGAGGTTGATGTTGTATCATTTGCCGGCGGAGATACGATCTTCAAACAAAAGCTGAAAAGTCATAACTGTCGCGTGATAGAATTCAGTGAGACATGGGATGTGTACAATTGGAAGTTCATCTTTAAGCTACGTCGCCTGATGAGAGCCTATGATATAGTACATACGCACAACACTTCAGCCCAGCTCTTTGCGGCATTGGCCAATATCCATCGTAAAACCAAACTGGTTACAACCGAACATTCCACAAACAATCGGCGTCGCAATTGGGTTGGTTATCGACCGATAGACCGATGGATGTATGGGCAATACGACAAAACGGTATGTATTTCCGATATCGCCAAAGAGAAATTACAGGAATATTTAGGTTCTTCTGCTCATCATAAGATCATCACCATCAATAATGGAGTGGATGTATCGCGCTTCTACAATGAGCAACCTCTGACCGAATTGTCTCATCCTAACCAATTCATTGCCGTAATGGTGGCAGGATTTAGAGAGGCGAAAGATCAAGATACGCTTATCAAAGCTATCTCCCTGTTACCCGAAGAGTATCGATTATGGCTTGTAGGCGACGGTGTACGTCGTTCTGAGTTGGAAAATTTGATTTCTTCCTTACAACTTCAGCAACGAGTAACACTATTAGGCGTTCGCTCAGACGTCCCCAACATTCTCAAATCAGCAGATGTAGTGGTGATGTCATCCCATTGGGAGGGCCTCTCTTTATCCAACATTGAGGGAATGGCATCGGGCAAGCCCTTTGTAGCAAGCGATGTAAATGGGCTTCACGAAGTAACCAAAGGATATGGCATTCTTTTCCCACATGAAGATGCGGAAGCCTTATCTGTGATTCTGCAACGCCTACACGACGACGAAACGTATTATCAACAGGTGGCAGAAGCTTGTTATCGCCGTGCACAAATGTTCGATATCAACAAGATGGTAGACGAATATGTGGGAGTATACAAATCCTTACTCGAACGGAAATGA
- a CDS encoding serine O-acetyltransferase: MGLKECWTYVRSDLYRITGKKQMTWMSLLREGFFDIGFRFMFWFRLQHLPSPFNLLPRLICRIISLRHHIDIERGTKIGYGFKIMHGGPVVINVSAKIGNNVNIGQFTTIGSLSLNAATIGDNVYIGPSVCIVENVNIGNNVTIGAGAVVVKDIPEDCTAAGNPAKVISMKTPGRFIWRRWEVD; this comes from the coding sequence ATGGGATTGAAAGAATGTTGGACTTATGTACGCTCCGATCTTTATCGCATCACAGGAAAGAAACAGATGACATGGATGAGTCTGTTGCGCGAAGGCTTCTTTGACATAGGTTTCCGGTTTATGTTTTGGTTCCGACTTCAACACCTACCGTCACCATTCAATCTCCTTCCTCGACTGATTTGCAGAATCATCTCGCTACGACATCATATAGATATTGAACGAGGAACTAAAATAGGCTACGGCTTTAAAATCATGCATGGTGGACCGGTTGTTATCAATGTCTCTGCAAAGATAGGTAACAACGTCAATATCGGGCAGTTTACTACCATCGGTAGTTTGTCACTCAATGCTGCCACCATTGGCGATAATGTCTATATTGGTCCTTCGGTATGTATCGTTGAGAATGTAAATATCGGCAATAATGTTACCATCGGTGCTGGAGCAGTCGTTGTTAAAGATATTCCCGAGGATTGTACGGCAGCGGGTAATCCAGCAAAGGTTATTTCAATGAAAACACCCGGGCGTTTTATTTGGAGGCGTTGGGAGGTAGACTAA
- a CDS encoding glycosyltransferase, with amino-acid sequence MGKYKISVVVPVYKAENFLRMCVDSILQQTLKDVEIVLVDDGSPDRSGQICDEYAAQHQNVMVIHQENGGINKARYAGVKKATSDWITFADNDDTLPLDALERLYAQTENTELVIGSFVNLEVDENLSLEQYRQGVIDSTLIPPQPWGKLYRKELFSENTFDFPREIDGAEDMIMSIRILFSLTRPPHFVKKSVYHFMRHTSSASHTIKKTLDYEYLFDDCRVNSIPPEQRERYMESILRNRINGLIGVAVNFPQDVAKKEHPFFDRINADIKRYHYKTNLREYLLLHSHSPFLMKGIAYQRMICLSLRYRLHLLFSKFNKKQ; translated from the coding sequence ATGGGAAAATATAAAATATCTGTCGTCGTTCCTGTTTATAAAGCAGAGAACTTTTTGCGGATGTGTGTAGACAGCATCTTACAGCAGACATTGAAAGATGTTGAAATTGTATTGGTAGACGATGGAAGCCCTGACCGTTCAGGACAGATTTGTGATGAATACGCTGCCCAACATCAAAATGTAATGGTTATTCATCAAGAGAATGGCGGAATTAACAAAGCTCGTTACGCAGGAGTTAAAAAGGCGACCTCAGATTGGATCACTTTCGCAGACAATGACGACACGCTTCCCCTTGATGCCTTGGAGCGTCTTTATGCACAAACCGAGAATACGGAATTGGTAATAGGGTCGTTCGTCAATTTAGAGGTAGACGAAAATCTCTCCTTAGAGCAATATCGACAAGGCGTTATCGACTCGACACTGATTCCTCCACAGCCTTGGGGAAAGCTCTATCGAAAAGAACTGTTTTCTGAAAACACATTCGATTTCCCTCGCGAGATAGACGGTGCAGAAGATATGATTATGAGTATACGCATCTTGTTCTCACTTACTCGCCCACCGCACTTTGTGAAAAAGAGCGTATATCACTTTATGCGACACACGTCGAGTGCCTCTCATACTATCAAAAAGACCTTAGATTATGAATATCTTTTTGATGATTGCCGTGTCAACTCCATTCCACCGGAGCAAAGAGAGCGGTATATGGAAAGTATTCTTAGAAACCGAATCAATGGTTTAATCGGAGTTGCCGTCAACTTTCCTCAGGATGTAGCGAAGAAAGAACATCCTTTTTTCGACAGAATTAATGCAGACATCAAACGGTATCATTACAAAACCAATCTAAGAGAGTATCTATTGCTACATTCTCATTCTCCTTTCTTAATGAAAGGAATCGCCTATCAGCGAATGATTTGCTTATCACTTCGATACCGATTGCATTTACTTTTTTCAAAATTCAACAAGAAACAGTGA
- a CDS encoding glycosyltransferase, which produces MKLSFIVPVYNVEEYLEGCIDSLLNQGLEDQEYEILLVDDGSTDRSSAICDGYAARYANIRVIHQENRGLAEARNTGLNHVDSEYICFLDSDDYLLKGGIKQVLEGLEGDTDWQLLMYESWYDFREIPAIDKTISFKGTTHELIKRYHYFPSFCWNFIYRRDFIEENKLRFHYYGCEDTLWTGQVFMLNPRIYRSNAAIHRYVVRSNSISTDRSRAKARRLVPDYITVIGLMNGLFETYAAYDSQLFKMCVDTLNSKKRYGLTRILTADYTGKEFDEVMKNAREKGFYPIRRWSNGIKATLLQKMENAVVSHFIIYRLCCFLFNRIFTPYILPVIHRNLNH; this is translated from the coding sequence ATGAAACTGTCTTTTATTGTTCCGGTTTATAATGTGGAAGAATATTTGGAGGGATGTATTGATTCTCTTCTCAATCAAGGCTTGGAGGATCAAGAATATGAAATTCTGTTGGTGGATGATGGGTCGACCGACCGCTCTTCGGCCATCTGTGATGGCTATGCAGCACGTTATGCAAACATCCGAGTTATTCATCAAGAGAATCGCGGACTTGCCGAGGCTCGCAATACAGGACTAAATCATGTCGATAGCGAGTATATTTGTTTCTTGGATTCTGATGATTATCTTTTAAAAGGAGGCATCAAACAAGTGCTGGAAGGACTCGAAGGCGACACAGATTGGCAATTGTTGATGTATGAAAGCTGGTACGACTTTCGAGAGATTCCGGCCATCGACAAGACCATCTCTTTCAAAGGGACAACCCATGAACTGATCAAACGCTATCATTATTTCCCCTCATTCTGTTGGAACTTTATTTACCGAAGAGACTTTATTGAGGAAAACAAATTGCGGTTTCATTACTATGGATGCGAAGACACCTTATGGACAGGACAGGTTTTTATGCTCAATCCACGAATCTATAGAAGCAATGCCGCCATTCATAGATATGTTGTGCGGTCTAATAGTATTTCGACAGATCGGTCGAGAGCCAAGGCACGTAGATTAGTGCCTGATTATATCACGGTGATAGGACTGATGAATGGTTTGTTTGAAACGTATGCTGCATACGATTCTCAACTCTTCAAAATGTGTGTTGACACCCTCAATTCGAAAAAAAGATATGGACTCACAAGAATCTTAACAGCAGACTACACCGGAAAAGAGTTTGACGAGGTGATGAAAAATGCACGCGAAAAGGGCTTTTATCCTATTCGTCGTTGGTCAAATGGAATCAAGGCAACTCTGTTACAGAAGATGGAAAATGCTGTTGTGTCTCATTTCATCATCTATCGCTTATGCTGTTTTCTCTTCAACCGCATCTTTACTCCTTATATTCTACCCGTTATCCATAGGAATTTAAACCATTAG
- a CDS encoding glycosyltransferase has protein sequence MKEKFEYSVAIRTVGKAGEKYLQELRSLHQQTVKPKHIFVHLAHGFDRPKEQVGMEEYIDTPRGLVHQRAASCEKVDTEYLLILDDDIYFPEDGVEKLYEKMKASQADCIAPDTFHNHHTPWKRRVIDFFAHGQYGRKNDGWAIKIGRNGTFSYNLNPDQGAVLPTMSAPGTACLVKTQVFRDIHYEDEQWIDQFPAGTFGEDQVMFHKMHLNGYQVVMAYDTGILHLDAGTNNIKEKSYSKLMYRAMSLYLTWHRCCYQLKGKSIGGKMLDDIAYITRFVNGLSTRLCYSLFLCSPKFFTAYLVGHWKAKRMIHQKEYKNLPNIIISKKK, from the coding sequence ATGAAAGAGAAATTTGAATACTCCGTAGCCATCAGAACAGTGGGAAAGGCAGGAGAGAAATATTTGCAAGAATTAAGGTCTTTGCATCAGCAAACCGTCAAGCCTAAGCACATCTTTGTGCATTTGGCACATGGCTTTGATCGACCCAAAGAGCAGGTGGGGATGGAAGAATATATTGACACGCCACGAGGATTGGTACACCAACGTGCGGCATCTTGTGAAAAGGTGGATACAGAATACCTTCTGATCTTAGATGATGACATCTACTTTCCGGAAGATGGAGTAGAGAAACTCTATGAGAAAATGAAGGCCAGTCAGGCCGATTGCATTGCGCCAGACACTTTTCATAATCATCATACGCCGTGGAAAAGGCGTGTCATCGATTTCTTTGCGCATGGACAATATGGCCGGAAGAATGATGGTTGGGCTATCAAAATTGGTCGGAATGGTACTTTCTCGTATAATTTAAACCCCGATCAAGGGGCCGTTCTACCCACGATGAGCGCACCCGGAACGGCCTGTTTGGTAAAAACACAAGTCTTTCGGGATATACATTATGAAGACGAACAATGGATAGACCAGTTTCCGGCGGGGACATTTGGCGAAGATCAAGTGATGTTTCACAAGATGCATCTCAACGGTTATCAAGTTGTTATGGCCTATGATACGGGGATTCTTCATTTAGACGCAGGGACAAACAACATTAAGGAAAAAAGCTATTCTAAGCTGATGTATCGTGCCATGTCTTTGTACCTGACCTGGCACAGGTGCTGTTATCAACTGAAAGGGAAAAGTATAGGAGGCAAAATGCTGGATGATATTGCTTATATCACTCGTTTTGTGAACGGTTTGAGCACTCGTCTCTGTTATTCTCTGTTCCTATGCAGTCCGAAATTCTTCACGGCCTACCTGGTAGGACACTGGAAAGCAAAGAGAATGATTCATCAAAAAGAATATAAGAACTTGCCCAATATCATCATCTCTAAAAAGAAATAA
- a CDS encoding acyltransferase, protein MKERYYSIDIYKLIAALLIVSVHTVLFWNYEEGTGQWYAAWMLMAVARNGVPLFFMASAFLLYSHQEDRSRSQTRRLLTLYSTWCIFTLPFILYTYYHLFSKEGYDFLQLLTYFFKQFFFIGLCGGGWFVLSTIWCIWIVKYLAPKSSVLLWGLSLFLYLLSIMDSSYYFLLGQGMLFNEVRTFFGSFCNFIPAALLFFVIGKTFAEHKTWIPIWKKHRTKLYVATLLAIGMNVIELGWCIQSGYVGSTLRTDSTFSLPLSACLLMATSLTFNLKPRQIYRRLRNCSTMIYFIQFPIIRILFAIGIRSWTAYLLTLVLGFTFSLLIFFLEKKFKQVNVLY, encoded by the coding sequence ATGAAAGAAAGATATTACTCCATAGACATTTATAAGCTGATTGCAGCCCTACTGATTGTATCAGTGCATACCGTTCTTTTTTGGAATTATGAAGAGGGAACAGGGCAATGGTATGCCGCATGGATGTTAATGGCTGTAGCCAGAAATGGAGTTCCACTGTTCTTTATGGCGTCTGCTTTTCTGCTATACAGTCATCAGGAAGATCGAAGTCGAAGTCAGACAAGAAGACTTCTCACCTTGTATTCCACTTGGTGTATCTTCACACTGCCTTTCATTCTATACACCTATTATCATCTCTTCTCAAAAGAAGGTTACGACTTTCTTCAGTTACTAACCTACTTCTTCAAGCAATTCTTCTTTATAGGTCTTTGTGGAGGGGGTTGGTTTGTCCTTTCAACGATTTGGTGTATTTGGATCGTAAAATACCTTGCACCGAAAAGCTCGGTTCTGTTATGGGGGCTTTCCCTGTTTCTCTATCTCCTTTCTATCATGGATAGCTCCTATTACTTTTTATTAGGACAGGGAATGCTCTTCAACGAAGTCCGCACATTCTTCGGTTCGTTCTGCAATTTCATTCCTGCGGCACTATTGTTTTTTGTCATCGGGAAAACCTTTGCAGAGCATAAAACATGGATTCCGATATGGAAAAAGCACAGAACGAAGTTGTATGTAGCCACACTCCTTGCAATAGGAATGAATGTTATCGAGTTGGGATGGTGCATCCAATCGGGCTATGTAGGAAGCACCTTGCGTACCGACAGCACGTTCTCTCTTCCGTTATCGGCCTGTTTGTTGATGGCAACAAGTCTTACGTTCAACCTCAAACCTCGACAGATTTATCGCCGATTAAGGAATTGTAGCACCATGATTTATTTTATTCAGTTTCCTATCATTCGAATATTATTTGCGATAGGGATAAGAAGTTGGACGGCTTATCTTCTAACATTGGTTTTGGGCTTCACCTTTTCGTTGCTCATCTTTTTCTTAGAGAAAAAATTCAAACAAGTAAACGTTTTGTATTAG
- a CDS encoding EpsG family protein, with the protein MLVYILIFSAALIWFFSSKEQSSKNARRLFFFLFFLALFVGISDMLGGYDRYIYGEVFDLLSDDIDRGFSYTESPIMDYEKEFGYVFLNFILSHITSNRYIFIFFVTLIIYLLFFFSIKEYADNYPFACILFLALMFFFTFTYLREVIGVGVGWLSLKYIYERNLKRFLFLMLIAYSFHNSAIIFLPMYFIPIRKYKISLILTIMLVAFIIGLSPLPGALFSRFGELSGSEERVMQYAQDYEEAGLRIEYLLEVVVFLFIIFSQYKEIPQNKKSLVYLNCALMFCVILLFFVRSSSGGRLGWYYMIGIIALFTTIAMKVNRQRQVSTMLILLSCLLYGRILISWGIRAYPYKTFLTEGHREGDPVYQRYEYDPQYDSNKFYRPVFKWN; encoded by the coding sequence ATGTTGGTCTATATCTTGATATTTTCAGCGGCCCTTATTTGGTTTTTCTCAAGCAAAGAGCAATCTTCCAAAAATGCCCGGAGACTATTCTTCTTCCTATTCTTCTTAGCTCTCTTTGTAGGTATATCTGATATGTTAGGTGGATACGACCGTTATATATATGGAGAAGTCTTTGATCTCTTATCTGATGATATTGATAGAGGGTTCAGCTATACGGAATCACCTATTATGGACTATGAGAAAGAATTTGGATATGTTTTTCTTAATTTCATTCTATCTCATATCACCTCTAACCGATATATTTTTATCTTCTTTGTAACGCTCATCATCTATTTACTCTTCTTTTTCTCAATTAAAGAATACGCAGACAACTATCCCTTTGCCTGTATTTTGTTTTTAGCACTGATGTTCTTCTTTACGTTTACATATCTGCGTGAAGTCATAGGAGTGGGTGTTGGCTGGTTGTCGTTGAAGTATATTTATGAACGAAATCTAAAGAGGTTTCTATTCCTGATGTTGATCGCTTATTCCTTTCATAACTCTGCCATTATTTTTCTTCCGATGTATTTTATACCCATCCGAAAGTATAAAATCTCACTTATTCTTACCATCATGCTTGTGGCCTTTATCATAGGCCTTTCTCCACTTCCGGGAGCATTATTTTCACGTTTTGGAGAGCTTTCCGGTTCAGAAGAGCGGGTAATGCAATATGCGCAGGACTATGAGGAAGCTGGTCTCAGAATAGAATATCTACTTGAGGTCGTTGTTTTTCTTTTTATTATTTTTTCTCAATATAAAGAGATTCCTCAGAACAAGAAATCGCTTGTTTATCTCAATTGTGCCTTGATGTTCTGTGTGATTTTGCTTTTCTTCGTTCGTTCTTCCTCTGGTGGCCGATTAGGTTGGTATTATATGATAGGCATTATAGCACTTTTTACAACCATCGCAATGAAAGTAAATCGTCAGAGGCAGGTAAGTACCATGCTTATCCTCCTGAGTTGTCTGTTATATGGCCGTATATTGATTAGCTGGGGTATCCGTGCCTATCCCTACAAAACATTCCTGACAGAAGGACATAGGGAAGGAGATCCGGTTTATCAAAGATACGAATACGATCCACAATACGACTCGAATAAATTCTATCGTCCTGTATTCAAATGGAATTAA